The following proteins come from a genomic window of Leopardus geoffroyi isolate Oge1 chromosome A3, O.geoffroyi_Oge1_pat1.0, whole genome shotgun sequence:
- the CENPA gene encoding histone H3-like centromeric protein A isoform X1: MGPRRRRRKPEVPKRRTASPTPSPPRRAPSLGASSRQRGPRRSRVLKEIRKLQKSTDLLLRKSPFGRLAREICVKFTRGVDFYWQAQALLALQEAAEAFLVHLFEDAYLLSLHAGRVTLFPKDVQLARRIRGIQEGLG; the protein is encoded by the exons ATGGGCCCGCGCCGCCGGAGGCGCAAGCCCGAAGTCCCGAAGAGGCGCACCGCGAGCCCGACTCCCAGCCCCCCTCGGCGGGCCCCCTCCTTAG GCGCTTCCTCCCGTCAGCGTGGTCCCCGGAGAAGTCGGGTTCTGAAGGAGATCCGAAAGCTTCAGAAAAGCACAGACCTGTTGTTAAGGAAGAGCCCCTTTGGCCGCCTG GCAAGAGAGATATGTGTTAAATTCACTCGTGGTGTGGACTTCTACTGGCAAGCCCAGGCCCTGTTGGCCCTGCAAGAG GCTGCAGAAGCATTTCTGGTTCATCTCTTTGAGGACGCCTATCTTCTCTCCTTACATGCCGGCCGCGTTACTCTCTTCCCGAAGGATGTGCAGCTGGCCAGGAGGATCCGAGGCATTCAGGAAGGGCTTGGCTGA
- the CENPA gene encoding histone H3-like centromeric protein A isoform X2, which translates to MGPRRRRRKPEVPKRRTASPTPSPPRRAPSLGASSRQRGPRRSRVLKEIRKLQKSTDLLLRKSPFGRLAAEAFLVHLFEDAYLLSLHAGRVTLFPKDVQLARRIRGIQEGLG; encoded by the exons ATGGGCCCGCGCCGCCGGAGGCGCAAGCCCGAAGTCCCGAAGAGGCGCACCGCGAGCCCGACTCCCAGCCCCCCTCGGCGGGCCCCCTCCTTAG GCGCTTCCTCCCGTCAGCGTGGTCCCCGGAGAAGTCGGGTTCTGAAGGAGATCCGAAAGCTTCAGAAAAGCACAGACCTGTTGTTAAGGAAGAGCCCCTTTGGCCGCCTG GCTGCAGAAGCATTTCTGGTTCATCTCTTTGAGGACGCCTATCTTCTCTCCTTACATGCCGGCCGCGTTACTCTCTTCCCGAAGGATGTGCAGCTGGCCAGGAGGATCCGAGGCATTCAGGAAGGGCTTGGCTGA
- the SLC35F6 gene encoding solute carrier family 35 member F6, producing the protein MAWTKYQLFLAGLMLVTGSINTLSAKWADNFVAPGCGGSKEHSFQHPFLQAVGMFLGEFSCLAAFYLLRCRAARHPEGSMDPQQPFNPLLFLPPALCDMTGTSIMYVALNMTSASSFQMLRGAVIIFTGLFSVAFLGRRLALSQWLGILATIAGLVVVGLADLLSKHDDQHKLSEVITGDLLIIMAQIIVSIQMVLEEKFVYRHNVHPLRAVGTEGLFGFVILSLLLVPMYYIPAGSFSGNPRGTLEDTLDAFCQVGRQPLIALALLGNISSIAFFNFAGISVTKELSATTRMVLDSLRTIVIWALSLALGWEAFHPLQILGFLILLMGTALYNGLHRPLLARLSRGRPPAEEGEHERLLGGSRTPINDAS; encoded by the exons GTGGGCAGACAACTTCGTGGCCCCGGGCTGCGGAGGGAGCAAGGAACACAGCTTCCAGCATCCCTTCCTTCAG GCAGTGGGCATGTTCCTGGGAGAGTTCTCCTGCCTGGCTGCCTTCTACTTGCTCCGGTGCAGAGCTGCGAGGCACCCAGAGGGCAGCATGGATCCCCAGCAGCCCTTCAATCCCCTTCttttcctgcccccagccctctgcGACATGACGGGTACCAGCATCATGTATGTGG CCTTGAACATGACCAGTGCGTCCAGCTTCCAGATGCTGCGGGGAGCAGTGATTATATTCACAGGCCTGTTCTCGGTGGCCTTCCTGGGGCGGAGGCTGGCGCTGAGCCAGTGGCTGGGCATCCTTGCCACCATCGCGGGGCTGGTGGTTGTCGGCCTGGCTGACCTTCTGAGCAAGCATGACGATCAGCATAAGCTCAGCGAAGTGATCACAG GGGACCTGTTGATCATCATGGCCCAGATCATCGTCTCCATCCAGATGGTGTTAGAGGAGAAGTTCGTCTACAGGCACAATGTGCACCCGCTGCGGGCAGTTGGCACTGAGG GCCTCTTCGGCTTCGTGATCCTCTCCCTGCTGCTGGTGCCCATGTACTACATCCCTGCCGGCTCCTTCAGCGGAAACCCGCGAGGGACGCTGGAGGACACGCTGGACGCCTTCTGCCAGGTGGGCCGACAACCGCTCATCGCCCTGGCGCTGCTGGGCAACATCAGCAGCATCGCCTTCTTCAACTTCGCGGGCATCAGCGTCACCAAAGAACTGAGCGCCACCACCCGCATGGTGCTGGACAGCCTGCGCACCATTGTCATCTGGGCCCTGAGCCTGGCGCTGGGCTGGGAGGCCTTCCACCCGCTGCAGATCCTGGGCTTCCTCATCCTGTTGATGGGCACCGCCCTCTACAACGGGCTGCACCGGCCGCTGCTGGCCCGCCTGTCCAGGGGCCGGCCCCCCGCAGAGGAGGGCGAGCACGAGAGACTGCTCGGCGGCTCTCGGACTCCCATCAACGATGCCAGCTGA